Genomic segment of Paenibacillus polymyxa:
AGAGCGTATCCTCGTTTAATTGCAAATGCTCCTCTCTGATTCCGCCAAATACCATAGCTCCCAGTCTTCCATTGCCGACTGGCAATGCTTCCTCCCATACCTCAGCAGGCTGGCGATACCATAAACGCAGGGACTGTGGTCTTTTGCCTTTCGTCACATCAAACCCTCCCCCATCAAGATGAAACAGAGCGCTAATCCCGTATGGACCATAAGGACAAGCGCTCTGTCATTCCGGCATTCAAAATTTCGTTAAAAGCAGTCAGCTACTTAGAAGCCTTACCGCTCCATAACTCCACTCTGTCCTTTACCAGTTGCGTGTATTGCTGTTCCATTTGGACAGCTCCGGCGGCATCCAGTTCTTTAATCATGTTGTCGTATACCGTATCAAAATTGGAAGCTGGTGCTAAAATAGCTTCGGGTATACGTTTGCGGATAATGTCTGTCGTTTTTTTGAATGTAACGTTATAGTTGGATTCATTGTCTGTTGTTAGATTATAGGCTGCCCCCCAAGGCTTTACATCAAATTCTTTCTTGTCCGGGAACAGATCTTTCCACGTTTTTACGCCATACGCTTTAAGCGATTCTTTCTCTGGCTTCGAATAAGCCGCGATAATTTGTTCCGGGAATTTGGCAGTATAGTAGTTGCCTGTAGGGTCCTTCACGCCGTCACCATAGTGTCCACTGATGAGCGTGTACAAATCTATACCCGTGGATTTGTTGAAGTTGGTTGTATTGTTCGTTTTTTGCTCCAGTACATCAGCCGGAATGACGCGTTTGCCGTCTTTGATCTCATAATGCTTGCCCTCGATCCCCCAGTTCACTAGCACCTGTCCTTCATCGGAAGCTAAATAATCAAGGAATTTAATAGCCCGCACCGGGTCCTTGCAATTTTCCGTAATACCTACACCATAACCGGACGCGAAGCCCGTATCCTGAAAGGAGCTATCCTTGTATTTCTCCGAGAGTGTAACTGGAAAATGCGCGTAGCTGGAATCGGCCTTGCCTGAAGCTTTTAACGCATTTTCGGCATCCTGATACCCCCACTCCTGATCAATTAGACCGAGGACACGGCCGCTGGCAATTTTGGATTTGTATTGATCACTTTTTTGCACAAACGAATCTTTATCGAGCAGCCCTTCATTGTACATGTGGTTCAACCAACGGAAATATTCCTTTTCTTCAGGACGTTTGTAATGAAGCTTCGCTTCAAATAT
This window contains:
- a CDS encoding ABC transporter substrate-binding protein; its protein translation is MNKHWSRFALIPLLAVSLTALAGCGGSDKAAKEGTSSGTDPITFSFFGADTSPQWNGMKDEIGKEITKKTGVTLNAEFDVSGGGGDDRIALMAASGEYPDLVSPKANINKLVDAGAMIDLTDLINDHAPNLKKLYGPYMDRLKYSNKDQSIYVLPTYAGVGQESFDATGGFEIQHKVLKELGYPKVRTLQDYENVLKTYTAKHPTINGKKTIPLTLDADDWRIMITVTNPAFQTTGAPDDGEYFIDPKIFEAKLHYKRPEEKEYFRWLNHMYNEGLLDKDSFVQKSDQYKSKIASGRVLGLIDQEWGYQDAENALKASGKADSSYAHFPVTLSEKYKDSSFQDTGFASGYGVGITENCKDPVRAIKFLDYLASDEGQVLVNWGIEGKHYEIKDGKRVIPADVLEQKTNNTTNFNKSTGIDLYTLISGHYGDGVKDPTGNYYTAKFPEQIIAAYSKPEKESLKAYGVKTWKDLFPDKKEFDVKPWGAAYNLTTDNESNYNVTFKKTTDIIRKRIPEAILAPASNFDTVYDNMIKELDAAGAVQMEQQYTQLVKDRVELWSGKASK